In one window of Nitrospirota bacterium DNA:
- the msrB gene encoding peptide-methionine (R)-S-oxide reductase MsrB, with protein MVEIKKTDEEWRSALTPEAYHVLRKEGTEPAFQNQYHDQKTQGIYHCAGCGLPLFSSDEKFDSGTGWPSFWKPMEESAVETKTDWKIIYPRTEVHCKRCGGHQGHLFNDGPAPTGLRYCINSAALKFVPAPK; from the coding sequence ATGGTTGAAATTAAAAAGACCGACGAGGAGTGGCGATCCGCCCTTACCCCGGAGGCTTATCATGTTTTACGAAAAGAAGGGACGGAGCCTGCTTTTCAAAATCAATACCATGATCAAAAAACCCAGGGAATTTACCATTGCGCCGGTTGCGGCTTACCCCTCTTTTCATCCGATGAAAAATTCGACAGCGGCACAGGTTGGCCGAGTTTTTGGAAACCGATGGAGGAGTCGGCTGTCGAAACAAAAACCGATTGGAAAATAATCTATCCCCGAACCGAAGTCCATTGTAAAAGGTGCGGCGGACATCAAGGGCACCTGTTCAATGACGGACCCGCCCCCACCGGTTTGCGCTATTGCATTAACTCCGCGGCGTTAAAATTTGTCCCGGCCCCCAAATAA